A stretch of Pomacea canaliculata isolate SZHN2017 linkage group LG6, ASM307304v1, whole genome shotgun sequence DNA encodes these proteins:
- the LOC112566836 gene encoding low affinity immunoglobulin epsilon Fc receptor-like: MSSASVLLLVTLLGLSSCLACRQSSLGRRPCRPGRWRCPAPWVRFRLSCYTYIEHPLPWIDAASLCKLLGANLVEINSAAENMFVNNIYKSRNVEHGWLGINDIQQNGRWVLTSTGRPLPYSNWAPGEPNNYAGKQGCALMYRNGKWDDNSCLISTAFTFVCERRRVFQ, encoded by the exons ATGTCTTCAGCAAGTGTGCTCCTCCTCGTCACACTCCTGGGCTTGAGCA GTTGTCTTGCCTGTCGTCAATCATCGTTGGGACGACGCCCGTGCAGACCTGGCCGTTGGCGATGCCCCGCCCCCTGGGTGCGGTTCCGTTTGTCCTGCTACACTTACATCGAGCATCCTCTGCCCTGGATAGATGCTGCA AGTCTCTGCAAGTTACTTGGTGCTAATCTTGTCGAAATCAACTCGGCGGCAGAGAACATGTTTGTCAACAACATTTACAAGAGCAGAAACG TCGAGCATGGCTGGCTGGGTATCAATGACATCCAGCAAAATGGCCGCTGGGTGCTGACGTCAACCGGAAGACCCCTACCTTACAGCAACTGGGCCCCTGGGGAGCCCAACAACTACGCGGGTAAACAGGGCTGTGCCCTCATGTACAGAAACGGAAAATGGGACGACAACTCCTGCCTCATCTCGACTGCCTTCACCTTCGTCTGCGAAAGAAGG cGCGTTTTTCAATGA
- the LOC112566837 gene encoding perlucin-like protein produces the protein MSVATFFLLLALGGMCHCSPCPPSWTQYERSCYAYIPHSLTWSDAASLCRTLGGYLVQITSAAENNFVRNLIGGKNVWLGINDILQDGRWVLTTTGKPLPYSNWEAGQPNNIGGTETCAQMSSTGLWHDNTISSQMPSVCERSATPFMVS, from the exons ATGTCTGTAGCCacatttttcttgctgctggCTCTTGGTGGCATGTGCC ATTGCTCTCCGTGTCCTCCCTCCTGGACTCAGTATGAACGATCGTGCTACGCCTACATCCCACATTCACTCACGTGGTCGGACGCAGCG AGTCTCTGCAGAACTCTTGGTGGCTACCTCGTGCAAATCACATCTGCCGcggaaaataattttgtccgGAATTTGATTGGCGGCAAAAATG TCTGGCTGGGAATCAACGACATTCTTCAGGATGGACGCTGGGTGCTGACGACGACTGGCAAACCCTTGCCATACTCCAACTGGGAGGCTGGACAACCCAACAACATTGGAGGGACGGAGACCTGTGCGCAGATGTCCAGTACTGGTCTCTGGCATGACAATACAATATCCAGCCAGATGCCGtctgtctgtgagagaa GCGCTACTCCCTTCATGGTGTCCTAG
- the LOC112567220 gene encoding low affinity immunoglobulin epsilon Fc receptor-like — protein MSSPKLILLVTLVGLSSVHSIPTPCRSPWRPGRCQCPAPWVPSGLSCYTYIEHPLPWIDAASLCKLLGANLVEINSAAENMFVNNIYKSRNVDNGWLGINDIQQNGRWVLTSTGRPLPYSNWAPGEPNNYAGKQGCALMYRNGQWDDNSCLISTAFTFVCERRVRL, from the exons ATGTCTTCACCAAAACTGATTCTTCTCGTTACACTCGTGGGCTTGAGCA GTGTTCATTCCATTCCAACGCCGTGTCGAAGCCCGTGGAGACCTGGCCGTTGTCAGTGTCCCGCCCCCTGGGTGCCATCGGGTTTGTCCTGCTACACTTACATCGAGCATCCTCTGCCCTGGATAGATGCTGCA AGTCTCTGCAAGTTACTTGGTGCTAATCTTGTCGAAATCAACTCGGCGGCAGAGAACATGTTTGTCAACAACATTTACAAGAGCAGAAACG TCGACAATGGCTGGCTGGGTATCAATGACATCCAGCAAAATGGCCGCTGGGTGCTGACGTCAACCGGAAGACCCCTACCTTACAGCAACTGGGCCCCTGGGGAGCCCAACAACTACGCGGGTAAACAGGGCTGTGCCCTCATGTACAGAAACGGACAGTGGGACGACAACTCCTGCCTCATCTCGACTGCCTTCACCTTCGTCTGCGAAAGAAGG GTGCGGTTGTAA
- the LOC112567096 gene encoding low affinity immunoglobulin epsilon Fc receptor-like, producing MSTSSLLLLLLSLCGSCFCCCPESWTQFGSSCYIYVRSDLSWVEANSVCKQLGGHLVEINSAEENDFVMSLLSINEASDAWIGIDDIATDGEWVLSSSRRPMGYINWDSDEPNNHEGKKEDCGSIKSNGFWNDAFCNSSRQYPSVCQRSAYS from the exons ATGTCAACATcatcgctgctgctgctgctgctgtctctCTGTGGCTCGTGCT TCTGCTGCTGCCCAGAGTCATGGACTCAGTTTGGAAGCTCTTGCTACATCTACGTCCGTTCAGATCTTTCCTGGGTGGAAGCTAAT AGTGTGTGCAAGCAGCTAGGTGGTCACCTTGTTGAAATTAATTCCGCCGAAGAAAACGACTTCGTTATGAGTTTATTATCTATCAACGAAG CCAGCGACGCCTGGATCGGAATCGACGACATCGCCACAGATGGCGAGTGGGTTTTGAGTTCCTCCAGAAGACCCATGGGCTACATCAACTGGGATTCTGACGAACCCAACAACCACGAAGGCAAAAAGGAAGACTGTGGTTCCATCAAGTCTAACGGCTTCTGGAACGATGCTTTTTGCAACAGTTCTCGCCAGTATCCATCTGTCTGCCAGAGGT CTGCCTACAGTTGA
- the LOC112567228 gene encoding asialoglycoprotein receptor 2-like, producing the protein MSHASSNPSLPAAVASTAMGRVLVLLLACFSLCASRSCPSYWQKYRGFCYVFVKEATSWLTAQTACQLLKARLAEVTSPGENTFVKNLMDGKKAKNVWLGMNDLVKDGQWVLTSSGSRLPYTNWAKNEPNNGKGRGQYCLQMTADGFWDDDDCVKLHSFICEKKL; encoded by the exons ATGTCGCACGCCAGTTCAAACCCCAGTCTCCCTGCAGCCGTTGCTTCAACAGCCATGGGTCGAGTCCTGGTCCTTCTCCTCGCCTGCTTCAGTCTCTGCG CATCTCGCTCCTGTCCAAGCTACTGGCAAAAGTACAGAGGATTCTGCTATGTCTTTGTTAAGGAAGCAACATCGTGGCTGACTGCTCAG ACTGCTTGCCAGCTGCTAAAAGCTCGACTTGCCGAAGTCACCTCTCCTGgagaaaatacttttgtgaAGAACCTCATGGACGGCAAGAAAG CAAAGAATGTCTGGCTTGGAATGAACGACCTAGTGAAAGATGGACAGTGGGTGCTGACCAGTTCCGGGTCAAGGCTGCCCTACACCAACTGGGCCAAAAATGAGCCAAACAACGGCAAGGGTCGAGGTCAGTACTGTCTTCAGATGACCGCCGACGGCTTCTGGGATGACGACGACTGCGTCAAGCTTCACTCCTTCATTTGCGAGAAAAAAT TGTGA